The following nucleotide sequence is from Juglans microcarpa x Juglans regia isolate MS1-56 chromosome 6D, Jm3101_v1.0, whole genome shotgun sequence.
taaaataacaagCCGTCTTTCACGTAAGGGGTTTCTCCGGTATAGGCCGCGGACAGACCAGGCTGGTCACAACTATAAACCGGAACCAGACTAAACCTGTATCTATGATATTGAGAAGGCGGGTCACACGCACCAGTCTCGGAAAGCTTAGAGTTTAACCAAAAGAACCTGAACTCTGCCGTGCATTCATAGAGAGAGTATCCCCGCCAGCAAACCATGTCGACCACGTAGTATGTCTGATCCGACTGACAGTCACAACAACAATTTTATCACAAcaatcaacaacaaaaacaacggctttcttaaaaaaaattcacatttttaatGTGGGTACCTCGTGAAAGATGCAATCGAGAATAGAATAGGACTGGGCAGAGCCTGAAGCATCTCTGTTCCTAGCCCCGTTGGGTAAAGCAGATGGGAAATGGTGCAGTCTAGAACCGTTCCGTAGCCTACTAACTGTTGTACCGTTTGTCGAAACGACGAAGCATCGCTTCCCAGCAGGCCTTGCAAATACATAcctaaccaaaacaaaaaacaaaattcaataatggtgttaagaaaaataatgaaatcaattcgaaataataagagaaagaataaaaaccAGTCTTGAGCTAGTTGATCGGGGACGTCGATCATCCACTCGGGAAGCATAAGCTGTCTAGCGAACCATTTCCGAGCTTGGGAGCCTTTGAGCTTCGAGGCCTGTCGAATATCGATTTCGCTCGCCGAAGCTTCAGGCTCGGTTTCGGTTTCGAGCTCGACTTCGACTTCGACTTCGACTTCGGGCTCTGAGGTGGATTCGGGGTGCGGGGACTGGAGGTATAGGAGGGTGGAGGCTAAGCAGCGGGCATGCTGCTGAGCATCGCGGCGATTCTGTGCTTGGCGCTGCAGGGAGAGTTCCCTGCGCCTCTGTTGGTCGGAGATAGCCGGTCGTTTGAACGGACGGCGGAGATCGTGGGGTGCCATTTTCTCTTCCCTCGTCCACCTTCTCTGTTACGAAATCAGTGCTTTGCCTTGCCCCAAAAGTAATTGTAGAGGCGCCGAGACGCTATCACGGCGAAAaggttctgtttttttttttttttttttttttttttttttttttttttgggggggggggggggggggggggggggggggggggggggggtgttctttttatgtattttgaacCAAAGGTCCAAAATGGTCTATAAAGTCGAGTTTTCAACGTGTTAAGGCAACATAAGTTGCCCGGCCTACGTGCGTTGGAGTATATACTACGTCGTATTAAGGGTGAACTCGCAAAACTCGAAAACAAGAGCCCAGACGCTTTGCAGCTTTTCTATTCTAGTGTCTGGAAAATCCGCCGCCAAGAAGGTTCAGAATAGAAGTTAAGAGGGAAGAACTCAGATTCTCGTAGGAGAACTTATCTGTGTTCTCTTTCTGTGTTTTCGGAAGAATGGAGCGCAGTCTGTGGGGTCACTTGCCGCTGTTGGTGATGTCAAATTCGAAGGATTCGGTGGAATACATTCTCCAAGCCCTTTGGAGAACCCGAAAGACCGGCCTCGACGCTGCCGACCGCCTGGTCATCCGCGAAATGCTCCAGCTTCAGCACGACTCCGACCTCGATCCTGTAATCTCCCTCCATTTCCATTTCTCGGCACTCAAACATTATGTATAAATTGacttttaatatctttaaaacccATGAATTACTTGTCCAAAAAACAATTTGTGGGTTTAGTTGTTTTTGGATGTCCTCTAGTAACTTTTTATGTTACGCGGTAGCGCGGTACCAGTTTAAAAGGGTCTTAAAAGGTTcactttttattcatttcttgtaCTCTGCAGCTTTTGGTATGCCTTCGCATGTTGATCCGTAGGTGTGTTTACGAGAATGTTAGGAAGGACGACATTCAGAAACTTTTTCCCAGTGAAGTATTGCCTGAACTTCAACGACTATTGACGCTTCTGCTGCAAAAGTTTCAGCGAGAATGGCGGGAAGATTTGCTCAAGGATCAGGTCAGAAACTTGATTTTGGTATACACAACCTTATTGTCTACCGCTACGCAGAGCATGAAAAATTAACGCATGTCCCGATAAGCTAAGctgataaaaagaaatgaaggattTACTGACTTAATTATTGTACTAGAAGAAAGAATAAGAATTATCAGTATCTTTTGCGGGTGGCATGGACAGCTGCAGTAGGGAGGATACTTTGGATAATTTGAGGAGGAGAATATTAGTAGTGGATTGGTACATGTGCAAGAAGAGCGGTGAAACAATTATGGTTGCAATGCGAAGAACATGGGCCTCGCATTTCCATTCTTTTGGTGTTTAGTGGGTGATGCCGTAAAGGGTACTTATGCAAAAAAAGATTTGGTGATACCCTAAAGGGTCGTGGAGTTGATTGCTGGCTGGGGGAATCAGAACATGGCTCATTGCAGCATGGAAGTGAGGAGGATGGTTCCTTCACGTCTGATGTGATGCTTGTGGAGGGAACAAAATGTACTGGACTTTGTTTGTTGTGATAAGGCAATGAAGGAGCTTGAATCCCTAGTGCTAAAAACAGTTTATGTTCGGATGTCAGCTTAGAGTAGCTCTAGCTTCCCTAGTATATTGATCTATGTCTATTTGTTGTAACGTTGTTCATCTCCCTGATTTGCTGCTTTCTCCTGTCTAAAATTGACCGacttatcaaaattattattctaatataCCTCTTGGCTAACAAGAAGGTTACAAAAGTACTTAATGGATGATTGGCCCAGACTTGGTGCCAACAGGTGAGATTTTTTAACTTCGAAGAGTGGAGACACAATGAAACTTTGGGTCTACCTGCTCTGATGATACCTTGTTAAGTTACTACTAACTAAGCTGATCAGAAATGATGAATTTAATCTCTTTACCATTATATAACAGCATAcaaatttatcttcttcttttttcctttttcctaaATGAACCATATCTAGGTCTCTTTACCCCGGTTGAAGGCAATGACATGGAATATGGCAAATCAGAATACAGAATCAGCAGACCCTATGGCTGTTATAAATTTGAAGGTACCTCAGATCCTCACCTACGTTTGAAATTTAGTGGTGAAAGCCACTTAGATGACTATCCTTTTCTTTTGGACTGGCTAATTTAGATACTGAGATTCTATGTATTCTTCTTGTGTACTTAGACTATgcctttttctattaataaagttttatttttacttataaaaaaagaaaaattagaaactaagaagagaaaaagatatAGATGGACGTGTATATAACATGCCTATTGACTGTAACTACTCTATGTATAGCTTCAAAACGATGCACAGTCTCACTCAGGAGAATTGGATGTGAACTTCCAATTAGCTAAAGATACTCTAGAGATGATGCTGAGTTCCATGTACTGTATAAAAGACCAGTTGTCTGACATGGTGAGTGTCATCCTTGATATTTGCCTTTTCATTCTGAAATGTTTTTAAAAGTGGAAATATGGTTAGTTTGGCTGCTTTGTTGCCTAAATACGTTCTATCATCTTTTCAGGATGAGACCTCAAATAGGCGTTCGTCCCAAGAAACCAATGTGATCTAAGTTTACGTATGCATGAGATGCTGCTGGTATGGTTCAGCCtccgcatatatatatatatatatatatatatatatatatatatattgttttgttcatagcaaaaacttgttcctacatggattttttttcaaataatgtaAAAGAAAGAACTCCCTGCAGAAGCTATAATTTGTCAATATCTTAATAGAAGTTAACCGTTAATAATATATAGATGCCATATTGGCAGTTGATGCCCATTCTtgttaataatacttattttacttatcaaaaatatatatacatatggatGCCATCtgatcttttttttccttgcacTACTAGAAGAAAGAAACATGGAAGAAAACCATAAAGAAACTATGCCCAGATGTGTGGTGTTGATagaaatgatgatgaaaatgttagTGGTAGTGGGGATGGGTTGGTTGTGAAGCGAGGAAAAATTGAGTGTTTGTTCCTGAAACCAATAGGTAAATGTTTGATattagtgtttttttcttttttaagctgTACTCCTTTGGAAAAGTAATGTGAAGGTCTGCATAAAACCATAATCCTTTTGCCGCTGTAGGCAAGATATCAATGAAGTGAACTCAGGACAGACCCGGGGAATGGGAGGGTTTTGGCTCATTAGAACTATCAAATAATTAATGGAGTTATTTGGGTTGGATCCTCTTTCACCTtcttataaaatagtttttttctttttaaaaaatcatagatATTGCAGCAGTATCGTGGGACTAATTAATGCTTTGTGTTTTAGTGCTACGCTTATTCCAGTTGTATTGCAGATCAAACGCCATGTTTTCAATCATGTCCAGACCATGAACTGCTCATGAAACTGATGAAAGTTAGAACCGGCTTGTCACCCGCACCTCTTT
It contains:
- the LOC121235959 gene encoding snurportin-1 isoform X1, with amino-acid sequence MAPHDLRRPFKRPAISDQQRRRELSLQRQAQNRRDAQQHARCLASTLLYLQSPHPESTSEPEVEVEVEVELETETEPEASASEIDIRQASKLKGSQARKWFARQLMLPEWMIDVPDQLAQDWYVFARPAGKRCFVVSTNGTTVSRLRNGSRLHHFPSALPNGARNRDASGSAQSYSILDCIFHESDQTYYVVDMVCWRGYSLYECTAEFRFFWLNSKLSETGACDPPSQYHRYRFSLVPVYSCDQPGLSAAYTGETPYVKDGLLFYNKHAHYQTGNTPLALVWKDENCSQYVIDTDSKGQIPSQQQVVLELQDNGSLTTSDDPPVVFGCLDGGFMQKSGLCSGNLLRFAISNGGLSFADGKLEKADLHYLGKSNRARAFADSYSKVMFQYMARHSPIRYDDLIGSISSSIDQENKPSDVQMDD
- the LOC121235959 gene encoding snurportin-1 isoform X2 — encoded protein: MAPHDLRRPFKRPAISDQQRRRELSLQRQAQNRRDAQQHARCLASTLLYLQSPHPESTSEPEVEVEVEVELETETEPEASASEIDIRQASKLKGSQARKWFARQLMLPEWMIDVPDQLAQDWYVFARPAGKRCFVVSTNGTTVSRLRNGSRLHHFPSALPNGARNRDASGSAQSYSILDCIFHESDQTYYVVDMVCWRGYSLYECTAEFRHAHYQTGNTPLALVWKDENCSQYVIDTDSKGQIPSQQQVVLELQDNGSLTTSDDPPVVFGCLDGGFMQKSGLCSGNLLRFAISNGGLSFADGKLEKADLHYLGKSNRARAFADSYSKVMFQYMARHSPIRYDDLIGSISSSIDQENKPSDVQMDD
- the LOC121235960 gene encoding uncharacterized protein LOC121235960 produces the protein MERSLWGHLPLLVMSNSKDSVEYILQALWRTRKTGLDAADRLVIREMLQLQHDSDLDPLLVCLRMLIRRCVYENVRKDDIQKLFPSEVLPELQRLLTLLLQKFQREWREDLLKDQVSLPRLKAMTWNMANQNTESADPMAVINLKLQNDAQSHSGELDVNFQLAKDTLEMMLSSMYCIKDQLSDMDETSNRRSSQETNVI